A stretch of Anaeromyxobacter dehalogenans 2CP-1 DNA encodes these proteins:
- a CDS encoding cystathionine gamma-synthase yields MADAETKPGFDTLAIHAGQAPDPTTGAIMTPVYLSSTYVQASPGVHKGFEYSRTRNPTRDALQGCLAALEGGRHALAFASGLAATDAILHLLQAGDHVLASDDVYGGTFRIFDKVFRRHGLEFSHVDMSDPRNVERGLRPNTRLVWIESPTNPMLKIVDLAEVARMARAHGARTVVDNTFATPYFQRPLELGIDLVAHSTTKYLNGHSDVIGGALVTSDDALHERLAFLQNAVGGVPGPLDSFLVLRGLKTLHVRMQRHAENALALARFLEGHPQVERVTYPGLASHPQHGLAARQMRGFGGMLTFVIRGGLPAARAFLEHVRIFACAESLGGVESLIEHPAIMTHASVPKETREALGIADGFIRVSAGIEAVDDLRADLERGFAAARRA; encoded by the coding sequence ATGGCCGACGCCGAGACGAAGCCCGGGTTCGACACCCTCGCCATCCACGCCGGCCAGGCGCCGGATCCGACCACCGGCGCGATCATGACGCCGGTGTACCTGTCGTCCACCTACGTGCAGGCCTCGCCCGGCGTGCACAAGGGCTTCGAGTACTCGCGCACCCGCAACCCGACGCGCGACGCGCTCCAGGGCTGCCTGGCGGCGCTGGAGGGCGGCCGGCACGCGCTCGCGTTCGCCTCCGGCCTCGCCGCCACCGACGCGATCCTCCACCTGCTCCAGGCGGGCGACCACGTCCTCGCCTCGGACGACGTGTACGGCGGCACCTTCCGCATCTTCGACAAGGTGTTCCGCCGCCACGGGCTGGAGTTCTCGCACGTGGACATGAGCGACCCGCGCAACGTGGAGCGCGGGCTGCGCCCGAACACGCGGCTGGTGTGGATCGAGAGCCCCACCAACCCCATGCTGAAGATCGTGGACCTCGCCGAGGTGGCGCGGATGGCGCGGGCGCACGGGGCGCGCACGGTGGTGGACAACACCTTCGCCACGCCGTACTTCCAGCGTCCGCTCGAGCTCGGCATCGACCTCGTCGCCCACTCCACCACCAAGTACCTGAACGGCCACTCCGACGTGATCGGCGGGGCGCTGGTGACCTCGGACGACGCGCTGCACGAGCGGCTCGCGTTCCTGCAGAACGCGGTGGGCGGGGTGCCCGGGCCGCTCGACAGCTTCCTGGTGCTGCGCGGGCTGAAGACGCTGCACGTGCGCATGCAGCGCCACGCCGAGAACGCGCTCGCGCTGGCGCGCTTCCTGGAGGGCCACCCGCAGGTGGAGCGCGTCACCTACCCGGGCCTCGCCTCGCACCCGCAGCACGGGCTCGCGGCCCGGCAGATGAGGGGCTTCGGCGGCATGCTCACGTTCGTGATCCGCGGCGGCCTGCCGGCGGCGCGCGCCTTCCTCGAGCACGTGCGGATCTTCGCGTGCGCGGAGTCGCTCGGGGGCGTGGAGAGCCTCATCGAGCACCCGGCCATCATGACCCACGCGTCGGTGCCGAAGGAGACGCGCGAGGCGCTCGGGATCGCGGACGGCTTCATCCGCGTCTCCGCCGGGATCGAGGCGGTGGACGACCTCCGAGCCGACCTCGAGCGCGGCTTCGCCGCCGCGCGCCGCGCGTGA
- a CDS encoding methyl-accepting chemotaxis protein — MKDLSIRVRLLLAFGLMALTTAAVAASGYWGTERIRASTAEMLGGDALLARHADDARAAALGLRRFEKDILINIEQAATVADYQRQWEADLTQLRTSVGEMDRLAGEDDRVRLSAIHRDLDAYVSGMGRLLAEIRAGKHGSTDSGSAAAAEFNASARGVVDAADELAEEHHRQMQSRAEMVTAVASSVRTTLAVTLLVAVLFGGVLSVVITRSVVTPVSGVVAALERMAQGDLRELPTVDRADEAGRLQAAMRATAERIATVIAEVRGGAEALTGASAQVSATSQSLSQGTGEQAASVEETTSSLEEMSASITQNAEAARQSEAMAKDGARSADAGGAAVKEAVEAMRAIAERIGIVEEIAYQTNLLALNAAIEAARAGEHGKGFAVVATEVRKLAERAQKAAQEIGGLASSSVAVAVRSGDMIAEMIPAIRKTSDLVQEVAAASQEQSAGVAQVSKAMATVDQVTQRNASAAEELSSTAEEMASQAEALQQLMSFFQLAADHRAPGHTAPRAQPAPVPHLTAAAPTRPAARPVAPELPALPARNGKAGDGEFRRF; from the coding sequence GTGAAAGACCTGTCGATCCGAGTCCGCCTGCTCCTCGCCTTCGGCCTCATGGCCCTGACGACCGCCGCGGTCGCGGCATCCGGCTACTGGGGTACCGAGCGCATCCGCGCGTCCACCGCCGAGATGCTCGGGGGCGACGCGCTCCTGGCGCGGCACGCCGACGACGCCCGCGCGGCGGCGCTCGGCCTGCGCCGCTTCGAGAAGGACATCCTCATCAACATCGAGCAGGCCGCCACCGTCGCCGACTACCAGCGGCAGTGGGAGGCCGACCTCACGCAGCTCCGCACGTCCGTCGGCGAGATGGACCGGCTGGCGGGCGAGGACGACCGGGTCCGGCTCTCGGCCATCCACCGCGACCTCGACGCGTACGTGTCGGGGATGGGCCGGCTCCTGGCCGAGATCCGCGCCGGCAAGCACGGGTCCACCGACTCCGGCAGCGCCGCGGCGGCCGAGTTCAACGCGTCGGCGCGCGGGGTCGTGGACGCGGCCGACGAGCTGGCCGAGGAGCACCACCGGCAGATGCAGTCTCGGGCGGAGATGGTGACCGCGGTCGCGTCCTCGGTCCGGACCACGCTCGCCGTCACGCTCCTCGTCGCGGTGCTGTTCGGCGGCGTGCTCAGCGTGGTGATCACGCGCTCGGTGGTGACGCCGGTGAGCGGCGTGGTCGCGGCGCTCGAGCGGATGGCGCAGGGCGACCTGCGCGAGCTCCCCACCGTGGATCGCGCCGACGAGGCCGGCCGGCTCCAGGCGGCCATGCGCGCCACCGCGGAGCGCATCGCCACGGTGATCGCCGAGGTGCGCGGCGGCGCCGAGGCGCTCACCGGCGCGTCGGCGCAGGTCTCGGCCACGTCGCAGTCGCTCTCCCAGGGCACCGGCGAGCAGGCCGCCAGCGTGGAGGAGACCACCTCGTCCCTCGAGGAGATGAGCGCGTCGATCACGCAGAACGCGGAGGCCGCCCGCCAGTCGGAGGCGATGGCGAAGGACGGCGCGCGCAGCGCCGACGCGGGCGGCGCGGCGGTGAAGGAGGCCGTCGAGGCGATGCGCGCGATCGCCGAGCGGATCGGCATCGTGGAGGAGATCGCCTACCAGACCAACCTCCTCGCGCTGAACGCGGCCATCGAGGCGGCCCGGGCCGGCGAGCACGGCAAGGGCTTCGCGGTGGTGGCGACGGAGGTCCGCAAGCTGGCCGAGCGCGCCCAGAAGGCGGCGCAGGAGATCGGCGGGCTGGCGTCCTCGTCGGTGGCCGTGGCGGTGCGCTCGGGCGACATGATCGCCGAGATGATCCCCGCCATCCGCAAGACCTCCGACCTGGTGCAGGAGGTGGCGGCGGCGTCGCAGGAACAGTCGGCCGGCGTGGCGCAGGTGTCGAAGGCCATGGCCACGGTGGACCAGGTGACGCAGCGGAACGCCTCGGCCGCGGAGGAGCTGTCCTCCACCGCCGAGGAGATGGCCTCGCAGGCGGAGGCGCTCCAGCAGCTCATGAGCTTCTTCCAGCTCGCGGCCGACCACCGCGCCCCCGGCCACACCGCCCCGCGGGCGCAGCCGGCCCCCGTGCCGCACCTCACCGCGGCGGCGCCGACGCGCCCCGCCGCGCGGCCGGTGGCGCCGGAGCTCCCCGCGCTCCCGGCGCGCAACGGCAAGGCCGGCGACGGCGAGTTCCGCCGGTTCTAG
- a CDS encoding pyridoxal-phosphate dependent enzyme, producing MAYHETVLSAIGHTPLVRLQKLTGPDDATVLVKLEYLNPGGSIKDRMAVHILEKAERSGLLRPGGTIVENTSGNTGVGLAMAAAVKGYRCVFTMPDKMSKEKQDTLKAFGAKVIVTPTNVPADSPDSYYSVAKRIAAETPNSFYVNQYHSLDNVEAHYQLTAPEIWEQTGGRLDAFVAGLGTGGTMSGCGKFFKEKAPAILNVGVDPIGSVYHSMFKTGKLSQPHVYKVEGIGEDMMCGAMDLSVLDDVRQVNDAEAFVMARRLAREEGVLAGGSSGAAVHVAVKLAKELGKGKVIVVPLPDGGRAYISKFYSDEWMRDNGFPVGAGGPVSAATVKDVLGRRRGEVISARKTDKVEAVVKKMKEHDISQMPVVDDTGRAIGMIHEYDLLNFLIEGKHRLTEVVEPLVQPLQGVVEPETALSRLRDIFNDDHVAVVKEGDRVTGIVTKIDLIEFLAQRLR from the coding sequence ATGGCCTACCACGAGACCGTCCTCTCCGCGATCGGGCACACGCCGCTCGTCCGCCTGCAGAAGCTCACCGGTCCCGACGACGCGACCGTGCTCGTGAAGCTCGAGTACCTGAACCCCGGCGGCTCCATCAAGGACCGCATGGCGGTGCACATCCTCGAGAAGGCGGAGCGCTCGGGGCTGCTGCGGCCGGGCGGCACCATCGTCGAGAACACCAGCGGCAACACCGGCGTGGGCCTGGCCATGGCGGCGGCGGTGAAGGGGTACCGCTGCGTGTTCACCATGCCGGACAAGATGTCGAAGGAGAAGCAGGACACGCTGAAGGCGTTCGGCGCGAAGGTGATCGTGACGCCGACCAACGTGCCGGCCGACTCGCCCGACAGCTACTACTCGGTGGCCAAGCGCATCGCGGCGGAGACGCCCAACAGCTTCTACGTGAACCAGTACCACAGCCTCGACAACGTCGAGGCCCACTACCAGCTCACCGCCCCCGAGATCTGGGAGCAGACCGGCGGCCGGCTCGACGCGTTCGTGGCCGGCCTGGGCACCGGCGGGACCATGAGCGGCTGCGGGAAGTTCTTCAAGGAGAAGGCCCCCGCCATCCTCAACGTCGGCGTGGACCCGATCGGCTCGGTGTACCACTCGATGTTCAAGACCGGGAAGCTCTCGCAGCCCCACGTCTACAAGGTGGAGGGCATCGGCGAGGACATGATGTGCGGCGCGATGGACCTCTCGGTCCTCGACGACGTCCGCCAGGTGAACGACGCCGAGGCGTTCGTGATGGCGCGCCGGCTCGCCCGCGAGGAGGGCGTCCTCGCCGGCGGCTCCTCCGGGGCGGCGGTGCACGTCGCGGTGAAGCTCGCGAAGGAGCTCGGCAAGGGCAAGGTGATCGTGGTGCCGCTGCCCGACGGCGGGCGCGCCTACATCTCCAAGTTCTACTCGGACGAGTGGATGCGCGACAACGGCTTCCCGGTGGGCGCGGGCGGCCCGGTGTCCGCCGCCACCGTGAAGGACGTGCTCGGCCGCCGCCGCGGCGAGGTCATCTCCGCGCGCAAGACCGACAAGGTCGAGGCGGTGGTGAAGAAGATGAAGGAGCACGACATCTCGCAGATGCCGGTGGTGGACGACACCGGCCGCGCCATCGGGATGATCCACGAGTACGACCTGCTCAACTTCCTCATCGAGGGGAAGCACCGCCTCACCGAGGTGGTCGAGCCGCTGGTGCAACCGCTGCAGGGCGTGGTGGAGCCGGAGACGGCGCTCTCGCGCCTCCGCGACATCTTCAACGACGATCACGTGGCGGTGGTGAAGGAGGGCGATCGGGTCACCGGCATCGTGACCAAGATCGACCTCATCGAGTTCCTGGCGCAGCGGCTCCGCTAG
- a CDS encoding solute symporter family protein: MTHLGVIQQLILQQAQQAAPQATTTLGKPTVASIGFFFLIVAVTLVITYFAAKKTKTSSEFYAAGRSVSALQNGFALAGDYMSAASFLGISGMVALKGYDGMIYATGWLVGWPALMFLVAEPLRNLGKFTFADVVAFRLRQKPVRIAAAIGGILTVLFYTIAQMVGSGALIQLMFGLKYEIAEIIVGVVMLAYVLFGGMLATTWVQIIKAGLLLFGVTILTGLVLAKFGFNPGNLYQAVVAQYGQPSLEPGGFVANPVEAVSLGLALMFGLLGLPHILMRFYTVPDAKAARKSVLYATGLIGYFYLIIPIVGFGAAVLTPGGRAFITSVDKGGNMASPILAEQLLGSGFLGFIAAVAFATILAVVAGLTLAGASAYSHDIYVNVIKGGHATEEEQVKAAKTATVVFGIFAVGLGILFKGQNVAFMVGLAFAIAASANFPALLMSIVWKRFTTMGAVWSILVGAFSSCIMILLSPTVWGEVFHHLDAAGKPYGILPWKNPAIFSMTAAFVAGIVVSLVTADQTAQDKFEDEKLRTYLGVGAE; this comes from the coding sequence ATGACCCACCTCGGCGTGATCCAGCAGCTCATCCTCCAGCAGGCGCAGCAGGCGGCGCCCCAGGCGACCACCACCCTCGGGAAGCCGACCGTCGCGTCCATCGGCTTCTTCTTCCTGATCGTGGCGGTGACGCTCGTCATCACCTACTTCGCGGCGAAGAAGACCAAGACCTCCTCCGAGTTCTACGCCGCCGGCCGCAGCGTGTCCGCGCTCCAGAACGGCTTCGCGCTCGCCGGCGACTACATGTCCGCCGCGTCCTTCCTCGGCATCTCCGGCATGGTCGCCCTCAAGGGCTACGACGGCATGATCTACGCCACGGGCTGGCTCGTCGGCTGGCCGGCGCTCATGTTCCTGGTGGCGGAGCCGCTGCGCAACCTGGGCAAGTTCACGTTCGCGGACGTGGTCGCGTTCCGCCTGCGCCAGAAGCCGGTCCGCATCGCGGCGGCCATCGGCGGCATCCTGACCGTGCTCTTCTACACCATCGCGCAGATGGTCGGCTCCGGCGCGCTCATCCAGCTCATGTTCGGCCTGAAGTACGAGATCGCCGAGATCATCGTCGGCGTGGTCATGCTCGCGTACGTGCTGTTCGGCGGCATGCTCGCCACGACCTGGGTGCAGATCATCAAGGCCGGCCTGCTGCTGTTCGGCGTGACCATCCTGACCGGGCTCGTGCTCGCGAAGTTCGGCTTCAACCCCGGCAACCTGTACCAGGCGGTGGTGGCGCAGTACGGCCAGCCGTCGCTCGAGCCGGGCGGCTTCGTCGCGAACCCGGTGGAGGCGGTCTCCCTGGGCCTCGCGCTCATGTTCGGCCTGCTGGGCCTGCCGCACATCCTGATGCGCTTCTACACGGTCCCGGACGCCAAGGCGGCCCGCAAGTCGGTGCTCTACGCGACCGGCCTCATCGGCTACTTCTACCTGATCATCCCGATCGTCGGCTTCGGCGCGGCCGTGCTCACGCCGGGCGGGCGCGCGTTCATCACCTCGGTCGACAAGGGCGGCAACATGGCCTCGCCGATCCTGGCGGAGCAGCTGCTCGGCTCCGGCTTCCTCGGCTTCATCGCCGCGGTCGCGTTCGCGACCATCCTCGCGGTGGTGGCGGGCCTCACGCTGGCCGGCGCGTCGGCCTACTCGCACGACATCTACGTGAACGTCATCAAGGGCGGGCACGCGACCGAGGAGGAGCAGGTCAAGGCCGCCAAGACCGCGACGGTGGTGTTCGGCATCTTCGCGGTGGGCCTGGGCATCCTCTTCAAGGGCCAGAACGTGGCGTTCATGGTGGGCCTCGCGTTCGCCATCGCGGCCAGCGCGAACTTCCCGGCGCTGCTCATGTCCATCGTGTGGAAGCGCTTCACCACCATGGGCGCGGTCTGGTCGATCCTGGTGGGCGCGTTCTCGTCCTGCATCATGATCCTGCTGTCGCCGACGGTCTGGGGCGAGGTGTTCCACCACCTCGACGCCGCGGGCAAGCCCTACGGCATCCTGCCGTGGAAGAACCCGGCCATCTTCTCGATGACCGCCGCGTTCGTCGCGGGCATCGTGGTGTCGCTCGTGACCGCCGACCAGACGGCGCAGGACAAGTTCGAGGACGAGAAGCTCCGCACGTACCTCGGCGTCGGCGCCGAGTAG
- a CDS encoding MFS transporter produces MSRPADVVTLFATRAVRLFAYGLLSVVLVLHLEAAGLDQPRIGALLTLTLLGDTALSLWITTRADRIGRRRMLVAGALLMVLAGAAFSATTAFPLLLLAATVGVMSPSGNEVGPFLAIEQAALTEAVPAGRRTATFAWYQLAGAVATALGALAGGALAGGLQRRGLAPLASYRAVTALYGALGLALAALFLRLTSRVETAPRPAASPRAALLGLHRSRRVVLELSALFSLDAFAGGLVVQSFVAWWFHRRFGASPATIGAIFFGANVLAGISALSASAIARRIGLVNTMVATHLPSNLLLALVPLMPTLPLAIGVLLLRFSISQMDVPTRQSYTVAVVDPDERSAAAGVTGIARTVGSALAPAVAGPLYAGAGALASVPFLVAGGLKVLYDLLLWRRFRALRPPEER; encoded by the coding sequence GTGAGCCGCCCCGCCGACGTCGTCACGCTGTTCGCGACGCGCGCCGTGCGGCTGTTCGCGTACGGCCTGCTCTCGGTGGTGCTGGTGCTGCACCTCGAGGCCGCCGGGCTCGACCAGCCGCGCATCGGCGCGCTGCTCACGCTCACGCTGCTCGGCGACACCGCCCTGTCGCTCTGGATCACCACCCGCGCCGACCGGATCGGCCGCCGCCGCATGCTCGTGGCCGGCGCGCTGCTCATGGTGCTCGCGGGCGCCGCGTTCTCCGCCACCACCGCGTTCCCGCTGCTGCTGCTCGCGGCGACGGTCGGCGTGATGAGCCCCTCCGGCAACGAGGTGGGGCCGTTCCTCGCCATCGAGCAGGCGGCGCTCACCGAGGCGGTGCCGGCGGGGCGCCGGACCGCGACGTTCGCCTGGTACCAGCTGGCCGGCGCGGTCGCGACGGCGCTCGGCGCGCTCGCCGGCGGGGCGCTCGCCGGGGGCCTGCAGCGCCGCGGCCTCGCCCCGCTCGCCTCCTACCGCGCCGTCACCGCGCTCTACGGCGCGCTCGGCCTCGCGCTCGCGGCGCTGTTCCTGCGCCTGACCTCGCGCGTGGAGACCGCCCCGCGCCCCGCGGCCTCGCCGCGCGCCGCGCTCCTCGGCCTGCACCGCTCCCGGCGCGTCGTGCTGGAGCTCTCCGCGCTGTTCTCGCTGGATGCGTTCGCGGGCGGCCTGGTGGTGCAGAGCTTCGTGGCCTGGTGGTTCCACCGCCGGTTCGGCGCCAGCCCCGCCACCATCGGCGCGATCTTCTTCGGCGCGAACGTGCTCGCCGGGATCTCGGCGCTGTCCGCCTCCGCCATCGCACGGCGCATCGGCCTCGTGAACACGATGGTGGCGACGCACCTGCCCTCGAACCTGCTGCTGGCGCTCGTCCCGCTCATGCCCACGCTGCCGCTCGCCATCGGCGTCCTGCTGCTGCGCTTCTCCATCTCGCAGATGGACGTCCCGACGCGCCAGTCCTACACGGTCGCGGTGGTGGACCCGGACGAGCGCTCCGCCGCGGCGGGGGTGACGGGCATCGCGCGGACGGTGGGCTCGGCGCTCGCGCCGGCGGTGGCGGGGCCGCTCTACGCCGGCGCCGGCGCGCTGGCGAGCGTCCCGTTCCTGGTCGCGGGCGGCCTCAAGGTCCTGTACGACCTGCTGCTCTGGCGGCGCTTCCGCGCGCTGCGCCCGCCCGAGGAGCGCTGA
- a CDS encoding serine/threonine protein kinase, with the protein MSDLPGPGDVVDGFRIGERFHAGGMGVIYRVTGPDTGFPLIMKIPRLGPGEPASSVISFEVEQTVLAALKGPHVPRFVAAGDLERQPYLVMEEVRGRSLKEWVGDGPVPLDEVVRIGIALATALHDLHQQEAIHLDLKPANVVFRPTGEAVLVDFGLAHHAHYPDLLAEEFRRPIGSAPYIAPEQVVGARSDPRSDLFALGVVLYELATGRLPFGTPTTPGGLRRRLYRDPTPPRALVPALPEWFQELVLRCLEPDASRRHASAAQVAFDLAHPDQVTITERGRRRRAAGPLTLLRRWIKAAGYEPAPLALPSTELSGAAIVLACIATQHTNEAQFEAIRQTVRRLLSLQDARRLAVATVIRPTPELGGSSADETAAHQRIKHLALLRHWAEPLGLAAGQVSLHVIESGDAAQALVDYARANGVEHLVIGAPPPDVPLRGILGTVATKVALEAPCTVTLVRPPGRR; encoded by the coding sequence GTGAGCGACCTGCCCGGGCCCGGCGACGTGGTGGACGGCTTCCGCATCGGCGAGCGCTTCCACGCGGGCGGGATGGGCGTGATCTACCGGGTCACGGGCCCGGACACCGGCTTCCCGCTGATCATGAAGATCCCGCGCCTCGGCCCGGGGGAGCCGGCGAGCAGCGTGATCTCCTTCGAGGTCGAGCAGACCGTGCTCGCCGCGCTGAAGGGGCCGCACGTGCCGCGCTTCGTGGCCGCCGGCGACCTGGAGCGGCAGCCCTACCTCGTGATGGAGGAGGTCCGCGGCCGCTCGCTCAAGGAGTGGGTCGGCGACGGGCCGGTCCCCCTCGACGAGGTGGTGCGCATCGGGATCGCGCTCGCCACCGCGCTTCACGACCTGCACCAGCAGGAGGCGATCCACCTCGACCTGAAGCCGGCCAACGTGGTGTTCCGGCCCACCGGCGAGGCGGTGCTGGTGGACTTCGGGCTCGCGCACCACGCCCACTACCCGGACCTCCTCGCCGAGGAGTTCCGGCGCCCCATCGGATCGGCGCCGTACATCGCGCCGGAGCAGGTGGTCGGCGCGCGGAGCGACCCGCGCAGCGACCTGTTCGCGCTCGGGGTGGTGCTGTACGAGCTCGCCACCGGCCGGCTGCCGTTCGGCACGCCCACCACGCCCGGCGGCCTGCGCCGGCGGCTGTACCGCGATCCGACCCCGCCGCGGGCCCTGGTGCCGGCGCTGCCGGAGTGGTTCCAGGAGCTGGTCCTGCGGTGCCTCGAGCCGGACGCGAGCCGCCGCCACGCCTCGGCCGCGCAGGTCGCGTTCGACCTGGCGCACCCGGACCAGGTGACGATCACCGAGCGCGGGCGCCGCCGGCGCGCCGCCGGGCCGCTCACCCTGCTCCGCCGCTGGATCAAGGCCGCCGGCTACGAGCCGGCGCCGCTGGCGCTCCCGTCCACCGAGCTGTCCGGGGCGGCGATCGTGCTCGCCTGCATCGCCACGCAGCACACGAACGAGGCGCAGTTCGAGGCCATCCGCCAGACGGTGCGGCGGCTCCTCTCGCTCCAGGACGCGCGGCGGCTCGCGGTGGCGACGGTCATCCGGCCCACCCCGGAGCTGGGCGGCTCGAGCGCCGACGAGACGGCCGCGCACCAGCGCATCAAGCACCTGGCGCTGCTCCGCCACTGGGCCGAGCCGCTGGGGCTCGCGGCCGGGCAGGTCTCGCTGCACGTGATCGAGTCCGGCGACGCGGCGCAGGCGCTGGTGGACTACGCGCGCGCCAACGGCGTCGAGCACCTGGTGATCGGCGCGCCCCCGCCCGACGTGCCGCTGCGCGGGATCCTCGGCACCGTCGCGACGAAGGTCGCGCTGGAGGCGCCCTGCACCGTGACGCTGGTGCGCCCGCCCGGCCGGCGCTGA
- a CDS encoding DUF485 domain-containing protein produces the protein MAEAARSGSSTDKGHKSSLQVLDSPDFKALVKKRWSVSMVLLALLFVGYYGFILLLATNKAFVTQKVGEVTTLAIPLGVAVIIFAWLLTAYYVGWANKSYDPEVERLKSQLKR, from the coding sequence ATGGCAGAAGCGGCACGGAGCGGTTCCAGCACGGACAAGGGCCACAAGAGCTCGCTCCAGGTCCTCGATTCCCCGGACTTCAAGGCGCTGGTGAAGAAGCGCTGGAGCGTCAGCATGGTGCTGCTCGCCCTGCTCTTCGTCGGCTACTACGGCTTCATCCTGCTGCTCGCGACGAACAAGGCCTTCGTCACGCAGAAGGTCGGCGAGGTCACCACGCTCGCCATCCCGCTCGGCGTCGCGGTCATCATCTTCGCCTGGCTGCTCACCGCCTACTACGTGGGCTGGGCCAACAAGTCGTACGACCCCGAGGTCGAGCGGCTGAAGTCCCAGCTGAAGCGTTGA
- a CDS encoding metallophosphoesterase family protein: MRLALFADVHANLEALTACLAHAEAAGVDGHAFLGDLVGYGADPVAVLELVQAHAERGALVVLGNHDAAVIEPREAATMNPIAEEVVAWTRERLGPAARAFLAGLPLVIRRDPLVLVHASADAPREWTYVTDPLHAQRSLAAAGAPYVFCGHVHEPVLYYTGAADRPVAFRPIPGVAIPAPPRRRWLAVVGSAGQPRDGNTAACYAIVDVARASITFHRVPYDWPAAAAKVRAAGLPERLAQRLAHGE, from the coding sequence ATGAGGCTGGCGCTGTTCGCCGACGTGCACGCGAACCTGGAGGCGCTCACCGCCTGCCTCGCGCACGCGGAGGCGGCGGGCGTGGACGGCCACGCGTTCCTCGGCGACCTGGTGGGCTACGGCGCCGATCCGGTCGCGGTGCTCGAGCTCGTCCAGGCGCACGCGGAGCGCGGCGCGCTGGTGGTGCTCGGCAACCACGACGCGGCGGTGATCGAGCCGCGCGAGGCGGCCACCATGAACCCCATCGCCGAGGAGGTGGTGGCGTGGACCCGCGAGCGGCTCGGGCCGGCCGCGCGCGCGTTCCTCGCCGGCCTGCCGCTGGTGATCCGGCGCGACCCGCTGGTGCTGGTGCACGCCAGCGCCGACGCGCCGCGGGAGTGGACCTACGTGACCGATCCGCTGCACGCGCAGCGGAGCCTCGCCGCGGCGGGCGCGCCCTACGTCTTCTGCGGGCACGTCCACGAGCCGGTGCTCTACTACACCGGCGCGGCCGACCGGCCGGTGGCGTTCCGGCCGATCCCGGGGGTGGCCATCCCGGCCCCGCCCCGCCGCCGCTGGCTCGCGGTGGTGGGCTCGGCGGGCCAGCCCCGCGACGGGAACACCGCGGCGTGCTACGCCATCGTGGACGTGGCGCGCGCGTCCATCACCTTCCACCGCGTCCCCTACGACTGGCCGGCGGCCGCCGCGAAGGTGCGCGCGGCCGGGCTGCCCGAGCGGCTCGCGCAGCGCCTCGCGCACGGAGAGTGA
- a CDS encoding aminoglycoside phosphotransferase family protein, whose product MSEPLETEARVRAAVARATGEDVSRAPVRRLAGHASLRSYWRVGERPRSHVVMVMPPDAKPEEVTKGGAPAVNPFVDVQRYLSGLGVRVPAILAFEEAEGLMVLEDLGDDMLETRLLAGAPRARLYEDAIDQLARLRAAAEARPAGCVAFTRAFDEELYRWELDHFVEWGLEAWKGARLSPEERAVVDRDFDRIAAALAAEPRGFTHRDYQSRNIMVLPAGAQAVIDFQDALLGPRQYDLVALLRDSYVELPPELIDALLRRWLERFAAAGGPRLEYGPFRATFDLLTVQRKLKDAGRFVFIDRVKGNPGFLVSIPASLRYVRDAFARRPELAELQRVLARHVPELAP is encoded by the coding sequence ATGAGCGAACCCTTGGAGACCGAGGCCCGCGTCCGCGCGGCGGTGGCGCGCGCCACCGGCGAGGACGTCTCCCGCGCGCCCGTGCGGCGCCTGGCCGGCCACGCGTCGCTGCGCAGCTACTGGCGGGTCGGCGAGCGCCCGCGCTCGCACGTCGTCATGGTGATGCCGCCGGACGCGAAGCCGGAGGAGGTCACGAAGGGCGGCGCGCCCGCCGTGAACCCGTTCGTCGACGTGCAGCGCTACCTGTCCGGCCTGGGCGTGCGCGTCCCCGCCATCCTCGCGTTCGAGGAGGCCGAGGGGCTGATGGTGCTGGAGGATCTCGGCGACGACATGCTCGAGACGCGCCTGCTCGCCGGCGCGCCCCGCGCGCGCCTGTACGAGGACGCGATCGACCAGCTCGCCCGGCTGCGCGCCGCGGCCGAGGCCCGGCCGGCCGGGTGCGTCGCGTTCACCCGCGCGTTCGACGAGGAGCTGTACCGCTGGGAGCTGGACCACTTCGTGGAGTGGGGGCTCGAGGCCTGGAAGGGCGCGCGGCTCTCGCCGGAGGAGCGCGCGGTGGTGGACCGCGACTTCGACCGGATCGCGGCGGCGCTCGCGGCGGAGCCGCGCGGGTTCACCCACCGCGACTACCAGTCGCGCAACATCATGGTGCTGCCCGCCGGCGCGCAGGCGGTCATCGACTTCCAGGACGCGCTGCTCGGGCCGCGCCAGTACGACCTCGTGGCGCTGCTGCGCGACAGCTACGTGGAGCTCCCGCCCGAGCTGATCGACGCGCTCCTGCGCCGCTGGCTGGAGCGGTTCGCGGCGGCCGGCGGTCCGCGCCTCGAGTACGGCCCGTTCCGCGCCACGTTCGACCTGCTCACCGTGCAGCGCAAGCTGAAGGACGCCGGGCGCTTCGTGTTCATCGACCGCGTGAAGGGGAACCCGGGGTTCCTGGTCTCCATCCCGGCCTCGCTGCGCTACGTGCGCGACGCGTTCGCGCGCCGTCCCGAGCTGGCGGAGCTCCAGCGCGTCCTCGCGCGCCACGTGCCCGAGCTGGCGCCGTAG